The genomic region GCGGAAGTTGTGCTCCAGCGCATCCAGGTCAATGCGGGCAAATGTCGGGCGGTGCGTGAACACGGAAGTTGCACGATACGGCGCGGGCGGATCCGGGCGCTAAAGCTCGTCGAGAATCTCGCGGCGCTTGGCGTCGTATTCCTCCTGCGTGATGAGTCCCTGATCGAAAAGGCGTTTCAGGTCGGCAAGGCGTTCGGCCGAGTCGCGGGGCGCCGGGGGGGACGCGGCCGGCGTCTCGGTCTTCGCCTTCTGCGCCTCGCGCACGGCGGCGACGTTGACGATCGTCCAGTTGTGATGCTCGCGCTTGAGGATTTCGTCATTCTCGTCGATCGGCGGCGGCAGATTTTGCGGCGTCGGATCGATGCGATAGGTGGCGAGCTGGTAGCGTTTGCGCGGATCGCCGTCGTACGGATCGATGTCGTTGACCATCTCCAGGCGGAAGTTTCCCATGACGATGTTGAGCTTCTCGCCGGCTTCCATCCACATCCAGCCGGTCGTCAGACGGCGCGATTTGAACAACAGGTCGCGCTTGTACGAGGTGACGGAAAACGAAATCCACTGATCCGGCCCGACCTGCGCGAAGGCGCTCGCGATGGGGCCGGCGAGTTTTTTTACTTCGGTCTCGTTGAACATCTCTCCCCGGTCGCGCCACTTGAAAAACACGTGCTCGGAATACGTCAGCATCGAGAGGATGCCGGCGACGGTGTCCGCGCCGACGGTCACCGGATGCGCGAAGCCCTTGGGGACGATCGCGCCGTTCTTATCCGTCTCATACGCAAGCTGAACGGCGTCCTCGCGGCCCAGACGCGTCAGATCTTCGGTTTGGACGCCGGCTTTGCCGCACGCCGCGGCAAAAAACGCCGCAAACGCGGCGCAAACGATCGCCCGCCGCCTTGCCGATCCGCGCATATTGGGTGTGGTCATAGGAAAAGCCCCGATTTGGCGCGGATGATATCGGCAGGGGGATGGGAGCGCAATCGGATAATCGAATTGGGAATGGGGAATTGCGAATTGGGAATGTCCATCGCAACGGACCGTTCGATCAAGACCAAAGCGCTGTGCGCTTTCCGACTTTTCTCGCGCCGCCATCACCTGTCGATCAAGTCCATCAAGTCCATTTTGTCCGACGCCCTTCCACGCCCATCTCCCCGATCGCCACCGGAAACTCCTCCGGCGGCGGCGCATGGATCGACATCGTCTCGCCCGTGCGCGGGTGTGGCAATTCGATCGTATGCGCGTGAAGGAAATACCGCCCGGCCGGGTGCGGCGGGCCTCCGTAAAGCGTGTCGCCCACGAGCGGAAAGCCGGCGTGCGCGGCGTGCGCGCGGACCTGATGCATCGCGCCGGTGGCGCAATACGCGCGCACGATCGCCGTTTCGCCCACGCGCTCGATCACCGCAAACCGCGTGCGCGCGGGCACGACGCCGCGCCCCTTGCCGCCCACCGCGACGCGCGGCGCGCGACGCGACGGGTGGCCGATGGGCGCATCGACGTCGAACGCATCCGGCGGCGCACCCGCGACAATTGCGAGATACGTCTTGCGAATGCTTCCGGCGCCGAACGCGGCGCGCACCGCCGCGAAATCGTTCGCCGTGCGCGCGGCGACAAGGACGCCGCTTGTCCACAGGTCCAGCCGATGACACACGCCGCCCTCGCGCGGATCGCCGCCGGCACCGGCCATTTCGGGATACCGCGCGGCGAGAGCCTGCGCGAGGGTGCCCCGATCGCCCGGACGAAGCGGCACGGTGTGGCGTCCGGCGGGCTTGTTGACGGCGACGAGCGCGTCGTCCTGATACAGCACGTCGAGCGGGAAGTCGTCCGGCGCAATCCCGCCGATCACCGGTGCCAGGTCGGCGGCGATCGCGTCACCCTCGGAGAGTGCGTCGCCGGGGCGAAGGCGGCGGCCTGCCCGCGTCACCAGGCCCGCGCGGCAAAGATCGGCCGCGGCTCGGCGCGACAGACCGGGGATCAGGGCGGCGAGTGCGCGGTCGGCGCGCATGCCCGCGAACTCGGCGCGTACGATCAGGGTCAACGGGTTCGGCATGCGTCAGGATTATCATGAAAAACGCGAGCGCATGACCTTCGCCGCGCGGATGTCGTTGACGCGCGCGCGCGAGCCTTCTAATAAACGTCTCGCATCCGGGGGTACACGCGATGACGGAAATCAAGCAGGCATTCATTTCGTCGTTTGACGGCACGGAAATTTATTACGAGGCGTCGGGTAAGGGCCTGCCGATCGTGCTTTGCGACGGCGTCGGGTGCGCGGGATATGTCTGGAAATATTTCGAGCAGCATTTCCGCGCGACCAACCGCCTCATCCACATGCACTACCGCGGCCACGGCAAAAGCGCGGTGCCCGAGGACGGCAATCTTTTGCGGATTGTCGATACCGTAAAGGACATCGCGCGCGTTCTCGACGACGACGGCCAGGAGTCCGCGATCCTCGTCGGCCACTCGATGGGCGTGCAGGTCATCCTGGAATTCTATCGGCAGTACCCCGAGCGCGTGGACGGCCTTGTTCCCGTTTGCGGCAGCTACGGCCACCCGCTGCGCACCTTCAATAACGCGAACGTCGAGTGGGTCTTCCCGCTGTTCTATTTCCCGGCGGTCCTGACGCCCTGGGTTTTCACGCCGCTGTGGAAGTACCTCGCGCCGTCGAAGATCGGTTACTGGATGGCGGTGATGACCGAAATCAACCACCACCTCGTCCACGAGGAGGATTTCCTCCCTTACTTTCGCGACCTCGCCAAGGTGCCCGTGCGCGTGTTCATGAAGATGGTCGATTCCGCGAGCCGGCACACCGCCGAGGACATCCTGGGAACGATCCGCGTGCCCGTTCTGATCGTCGCGGGCGAGCACGACGGTTTCACACCCGGGCGCCTGTCCGAGCACATGCGCGACGCCATCCCGGGCGCGGAGCTTCTGATGCTCGCCAAATCGACGCACACCGCGCCGATCGAGCAGCCGCAGCTCATGAACCTGCGCATCGAGAAATGGCTGCGACGCCATTTCGGCCAGCTCCCGCCCGACGAACAGCACCTAGCGACGCGCCGGCTCGATCTGAACCTGAAGGTCGCCGCGCGGCGTTAACACCGTTACGCGATACGCGCGAATTTTCCCGGTTTGCGCCAGTTCGCGCGTTCGTCGTAAAAATTTTCTTGCGACCCGTTCGTGCCGCGGGTAAGATTCCCCCCTTGCTTCAGAAAAATAGAAATCGCGCGGCGCCCGGGTGCGGCCGCGTCAGGAGAGTTTTTTTCGGCTTGCGGCCACTTGGAAGAACGCAACACCATAAGGGGGACAAAGCGATGAAGAAGATTCTTGTTCTGGCGGCGGTACTGGTCATGGCGATGGCGATCGCCTCGACGGCCTCGGCGGCGTTTTGCATCTCGCCGGATATCTGGTGCGACAACTTCTATCTGCAATACGGATGGACATCTCCGTCCGGAGTACCCGTCTTTGTCGGTTATAGCGACGGTTGCGGCGGAACCTATCCGACCTTTCCCGCGTATTTCGCGATCACGGGATCCACGAGCGCGTTGACCTACGCGTTTTATTGGGACTTCGACGGCGGCGGATTGCCGTCCGACGACTACGGCGTCGGCTCCGGCACCGGTGCGGCCGCATCGGTGGACCGGTATTTCGAAGGCGCCTATTACGACTCCTGGGACTTCAATTTCGTGGCGTGCGAGACTCCGACGGGCGCGTCCGAACTTCCGCCCGCCGCGGGATTCTGATCGCGCGACCCGGAAACACAGGCTCCGTATCGGCCTTGGGGGGAAGGGGTCGCCTTCCCGCCCAAGGCCGGGTCATGCGTCGCTTTCCACCCCGGCCGCGCCACCCAGGTTCCTGCGCGAATCCGCCCGCTCCCTAACGGTCGCGGCTCCGATCGTCGCCGTGGCGTTCGAGAAATGCAGGCAGGCTTCTAGCCAACGCGCGAAAGGCGCGTCCTCGGTGGCTGATGGCGTCCTTCTCACCGGCGGTCATCTCGGCGAAGGTTTTCGCGGACGCCTCGTCGAGCACGTATGGATCGTAGCCAAAGCCGCCCCTGCCGCGCGGCGCGCGCGTGATGACGCCTTCCGCCTCGCCACGCGCGGTCAGCAAGCGGCCATCCGGGGCGACGCAGGCCGCGACGCAAACGTATCGTGCGCCGCGCTCACCGTCCGGAACGTCGCGCAGCGATTCCAGGAGCCGGCGGTTGTTGTTGTCGTCCGTCGCGTCGGGTCCGGCAAAACGCGCGGAACGTACGCCGGGCGCGCCGCCGAGCGCGTCGATCGCGATGCCCGAGTCATCGGCGATCGCGGGTTCGCCCGTACGTTCGGCGACAAATCGCGCCTTTGCGATCGCATTTTCCTCGAAGGTTTCGCCGATCTCGTCCGCGGCATCTTCCACGCCCGCCTCGCGCGCGGTCACGAGCGAAAACCCAAGCGGTTCAAGGATGCGCCGCAGTTCGCGCATCTTGCCGGCGTTGTTGGTGGCGACGATCAGGCGCGAGCGCATCGCAGGAAGAGGCTGGAAGGTCGTTGCAAGCGCGTCGCGGCGCCGGCGCGAACGACGGCGGGCATGGACAAAATGGACCTGATGGACGCGATGGACATGATGGACGTATCGACGGGCGACCTTTTCGTCAGCGCGACCCGCGCGCGGTTTTGTGCGCCAACGGTTTTCGAAGTGCGGCCGCCTGTTCGCGCGCGATTTTTTTGACGCCCGTGCGCGCGGCGGCGAGCATGGCGGCGAGGTCGTCGTCGCCGAACGTCGCTTCCTCGCCGCTCATCTGGATTTCGACCAAGCGGCCCTTGCCGGTGACGACGAAGTTCGCGTCCACGTCCGCGGCGGAATCCTGCGCGTAGTCCGGATCGGTGACGATCAGGCCATCGACGAGCGCGACGGAGACGGCCGCCACCGAATCGAC from bacterium harbors:
- a CDS encoding RluA family pseudouridine synthase encodes the protein MPNPLTLIVRAEFAGMRADRALAALIPGLSRRAAADLCRAGLVTRAGRRLRPGDALSEGDAIAADLAPVIGGIAPDDFPLDVLYQDDALVAVNKPAGRHTVPLRPGDRGTLAQALAARYPEMAGAGGDPREGGVCHRLDLWTSGVLVAARTANDFAAVRAAFGAGSIRKTYLAIVAGAPPDAFDVDAPIGHPSRRAPRVAVGGKGRGVVPARTRFAVIERVGETAIVRAYCATGAMHQVRAHAAHAGFPLVGDTLYGGPPHPAGRYFLHAHTIELPHPRTGETMSIHAPPPEEFPVAIGEMGVEGRRTKWT
- the rdgB gene encoding RdgB/HAM1 family non-canonical purine NTP pyrophosphatase, which encodes MRSRLIVATNNAGKMRELRRILEPLGFSLVTAREAGVEDAADEIGETFEENAIAKARFVAERTGEPAIADDSGIAIDALGGAPGVRSARFAGPDATDDNNNRRLLESLRDVPDGERGARYVCVAACVAPDGRLLTARGEAEGVITRAPRGRGGFGYDPYVLDEASAKTFAEMTAGEKDAISHRGRAFRALARSLPAFLERHGDDRSRDR
- a CDS encoding alpha/beta hydrolase, giving the protein MTEIKQAFISSFDGTEIYYEASGKGLPIVLCDGVGCAGYVWKYFEQHFRATNRLIHMHYRGHGKSAVPEDGNLLRIVDTVKDIARVLDDDGQESAILVGHSMGVQVILEFYRQYPERVDGLVPVCGSYGHPLRTFNNANVEWVFPLFYFPAVLTPWVFTPLWKYLAPSKIGYWMAVMTEINHHLVHEEDFLPYFRDLAKVPVRVFMKMVDSASRHTAEDILGTIRVPVLIVAGEHDGFTPGRLSEHMRDAIPGAELLMLAKSTHTAPIEQPQLMNLRIEKWLRRHFGQLPPDEQHLATRRLDLNLKVAARR
- a CDS encoding SHOCT domain-containing protein produces the protein MTTPNMRGSARRRAIVCAAFAAFFAAACGKAGVQTEDLTRLGREDAVQLAYETDKNGAIVPKGFAHPVTVGADTVAGILSMLTYSEHVFFKWRDRGEMFNETEVKKLAGPIASAFAQVGPDQWISFSVTSYKRDLLFKSRRLTTGWMWMEAGEKLNIVMGNFRLEMVNDIDPYDGDPRKRYQLATYRIDPTPQNLPPPIDENDEILKREHHNWTIVNVAAVREAQKAKTETPAASPPAPRDSAERLADLKRLFDQGLITQEEYDAKRREILDEL